A region from the Mycolicibacterium litorale genome encodes:
- a CDS encoding CobW family GTP-binding protein gives MAAIPVIALTGYLGAGKTSLLNHVLRAPDARIGVVINDFGELNVDAALVTGQVDEPASIAGGCICCLPDEGGLDAALEKLADPKLGLDAIIVEASGLADPVAVAKIIRFSGVDRVRPGGVVDVIDAAMHFDTVDRGGAPPARYAAASLVVVNKLDQIPDGERAAALERIESRVRERHPEAHIVGAVGGRVDPALLYDVADAGADPGQLSFRELLIGQDTDDHAHHHVHAVSVTATSAGCIDPGALFDLLENPPAGVYRLKGTVSVRYRDRVRPYVVHVVGPSVHVASGSSGAGNCLVAIGTDFDVDEVRARMDAALRPSDGPVPTAGLRRLQRYRRLSV, from the coding sequence GTGGCGGCTATCCCGGTCATCGCGTTGACCGGCTATCTGGGTGCAGGCAAGACCAGCCTGCTCAACCATGTGCTGCGGGCGCCCGACGCCCGGATCGGCGTGGTCATCAACGACTTCGGGGAACTCAACGTCGACGCCGCGCTGGTGACCGGCCAGGTCGACGAGCCGGCGTCCATCGCCGGGGGCTGCATCTGCTGCCTGCCCGACGAGGGCGGTCTGGACGCGGCGCTGGAGAAACTCGCCGACCCGAAACTCGGGCTCGACGCCATCATCGTGGAGGCCAGCGGTCTGGCCGACCCCGTCGCGGTGGCGAAGATCATCCGTTTCAGCGGGGTGGACCGGGTGCGCCCCGGCGGCGTCGTCGACGTCATCGACGCCGCGATGCACTTCGACACCGTCGACCGGGGCGGGGCACCGCCCGCCCGCTACGCGGCGGCCTCGCTGGTGGTGGTCAACAAACTGGACCAGATCCCCGACGGCGAGCGGGCCGCCGCCCTCGAACGGATCGAGAGCCGCGTGCGCGAACGCCACCCGGAGGCCCACATCGTCGGCGCCGTCGGCGGCCGGGTCGATCCGGCCCTGCTCTACGACGTCGCCGACGCCGGCGCCGACCCGGGGCAGCTGTCGTTCCGCGAACTGCTCATCGGCCAGGACACCGACGACCACGCCCACCATCACGTGCACGCGGTGTCGGTGACGGCGACCAGCGCCGGGTGCATCGATCCCGGTGCGCTCTTCGACCTGCTCGAGAACCCGCCGGCCGGGGTGTACCGGCTCAAGGGCACGGTGTCCGTCCGGTACCGGGACCGGGTGCGGCCCTACGTCGTGCACGTCGTCGGACCGTCCGTGCACGTCGCCTCGGGGAGCTCGGGCGCGGGGAACTGCCTGGTGGCGATCGGGACCGACTTCGACGTCGACGAGGTCCGGGCGCGTATGGACGCCGCGTTGCGTCCGTCCGACGGTCCGGTGCCGACGGCCGGCTTGCGGCGCCTGCAGCGGTACCGCCGGCTCAGTGTCTGA
- a CDS encoding DUF3159 domain-containing protein: MLGTDDAQSLFARAGGIRGLVSTALPVATFAPTSALFGLVPAIVAAVTAAAAIFAWRLLSGESLRPAVLGFAAVALCAGVAWFTGRSKDFYLPGIWMYLGLAVVFTLSVLIRRPVVGVMWAWFTGRDGSWRHVRRVRRIFDGATLMMAAVSWTRFLVQYHLYDADREGLLAVARLAMGWPVFVVTTTVIYFAIRAAGRTMTVSGT, from the coding sequence ATGCTCGGGACGGACGACGCACAGAGTCTGTTCGCCCGCGCGGGCGGGATCCGGGGGCTCGTCTCGACCGCGCTGCCGGTCGCCACCTTCGCCCCCACCTCGGCGCTGTTCGGGCTGGTGCCGGCGATCGTCGCCGCGGTGACCGCGGCGGCCGCGATCTTCGCCTGGCGGCTGCTGAGCGGTGAGTCGCTGCGGCCGGCGGTACTGGGTTTCGCGGCGGTGGCGCTGTGCGCGGGGGTCGCATGGTTCACCGGCAGGAGCAAGGATTTCTACCTGCCCGGCATCTGGATGTACCTGGGCCTGGCCGTGGTGTTCACGCTGTCGGTGCTCATCCGCAGGCCCGTCGTCGGGGTGATGTGGGCGTGGTTCACCGGCCGGGACGGCTCGTGGCGTCACGTCCGACGGGTGCGCCGGATCTTCGACGGCGCCACGCTGATGATGGCCGCCGTGTCCTGGACGCGTTTCCTCGTGCAGTACCACCTGTACGACGCCGACCGCGAAGGTCTGCTGGCGGTGGCGCGGCTGGCGATGGGCTGGCCAGTGTTCGTCGTCACGACCACGGTCATCTACTTCGCGATCCGCGCCGCCGGCCGCACCATGACTGTCTCGGGGACCTAA
- a CDS encoding TVP38/TMEM64 family protein — MTESDGAPVPRRRHIVRLAVFALVVFGLFYLVTVERVIDVDDVREAVGATGPAAPLAYVVVSAVLGALFVPGPLLAGGSGFLFGPVLGTFVTLGATVGTAVVASLVGRRAGRDSARALLGPERADALDARIQRHGLWAVVGQRFVPGISDALASYAFGAFGVPLWQMAVGAFIGSVPRAFVYTALGASIGDLSSPLAYTAIGIWCVTAVVGAFAAHRGYRRWRRDRP; from the coding sequence ATGACCGAATCAGACGGTGCGCCGGTCCCCCGGCGGCGCCACATCGTGCGGCTGGCCGTCTTCGCGCTGGTGGTATTCGGTCTGTTCTACCTCGTGACGGTCGAGCGGGTGATCGACGTCGACGACGTTCGCGAGGCGGTGGGAGCGACCGGCCCCGCCGCGCCACTGGCCTACGTCGTCGTGTCGGCGGTCCTCGGCGCGCTGTTCGTGCCGGGGCCGCTGCTGGCCGGCGGCAGCGGTTTCCTGTTCGGGCCGGTGCTCGGCACGTTCGTCACGCTGGGCGCGACGGTCGGCACCGCGGTCGTCGCCAGCCTCGTCGGCAGGCGGGCCGGCCGCGACAGCGCCCGGGCCCTGCTCGGTCCGGAGCGCGCCGACGCACTCGACGCCCGGATCCAGCGGCACGGACTGTGGGCCGTGGTGGGCCAGCGCTTCGTCCCCGGCATCTCCGACGCGCTGGCCTCGTATGCGTTCGGCGCGTTCGGCGTTCCGCTGTGGCAGATGGCCGTCGGGGCGTTCATCGGATCGGTGCCGCGCGCGTTCGTCTACACCGCACTCGGCGCGTCCATCGGCGACCTGTCGTCGCCGTTGGCGTACACCGCGATCGGCATCTGGTGCGTCACCGCGGTCGTCGGCGCGTTCGCCGCCCACCGCGGTTACCGGCGGTGGCGACGGGACCGGCCGTAG
- the ligD gene encoding non-homologous end-joining DNA ligase, with the protein MSARESRAGVDLTNLDQPLSPEAGATKRDLVDYLDAVADRILPGLAGRPLTVLRILRGQAPFMQKNAPKYTPDWVKTVSIWAESSHREVRYPLCDDRRTLLWLANQRAVEYHPTLGLADDIYRPTHLVLDLDPPTGAGFTAVVEVAHLVRQALHDSGLSGAVKTSGAKGLHVFVPVDDSAPVEDVAAATRALAARAEALDPTVATTAFIVEDRHGKVFVDSTRAGGATVAAAYSPRLRPGTPVSFPLDWSELSAVAPTDFTVHTAIGALGGRDPWAESMPAPQRLPDDLIEHGRTIPVARVAAMHEGKRRARERRTRGE; encoded by the coding sequence GTGAGCGCCCGGGAGAGCCGCGCCGGGGTCGATCTGACCAACCTCGACCAGCCGCTGAGCCCGGAGGCCGGGGCGACCAAACGCGACCTCGTCGACTACCTGGACGCGGTGGCCGACCGCATCCTGCCCGGGCTGGCCGGCCGTCCGCTCACGGTGCTGCGGATACTGCGCGGGCAGGCGCCGTTCATGCAGAAGAACGCGCCGAAGTACACCCCGGACTGGGTGAAGACGGTGTCCATCTGGGCGGAGAGCTCCCACCGGGAGGTGCGCTACCCGCTGTGCGACGACCGGCGCACCCTGCTGTGGCTGGCGAATCAGCGGGCGGTCGAATACCACCCGACGCTCGGACTGGCCGACGACATCTACCGGCCCACCCACCTCGTCCTCGACCTCGACCCGCCCACCGGGGCCGGTTTCACCGCGGTCGTCGAGGTGGCACACCTGGTCCGGCAGGCGCTGCACGACAGCGGACTGTCCGGTGCGGTCAAGACCAGCGGGGCGAAAGGCCTGCACGTCTTCGTGCCGGTTGACGACAGCGCCCCCGTCGAGGACGTCGCCGCCGCGACCAGGGCACTGGCAGCCCGCGCCGAAGCCCTCGATCCCACGGTGGCCACCACGGCGTTCATCGTGGAGGACCGCCACGGCAAGGTCTTCGTCGACTCCACCCGCGCGGGCGGAGCGACGGTCGCCGCCGCCTACAGTCCCCGGCTGCGCCCGGGCACTCCGGTGTCGTTTCCCCTCGACTGGTCGGAGTTGTCCGCCGTGGCGCCAACCGATTTCACCGTGCACACCGCGATCGGCGCCCTGGGCGGGCGTGACCCGTGGGCGGAGTCGATGCCGGCGCCGCAGCGGCTGCCCGACGACCTGATCGAGCACGGCCGCACCATCCCGGTCGCCCGGGTGGCCGCGATGCACGAAGGTAAGCGTCGCGCCCGCGAACGCCGTACCCGCGGCGAATAG
- a CDS encoding DUF1348 family protein produces MWNTRDPQRVAQGYTPDSRWRNRSTFLRGREEIIGFLTDKWAHEREYRLIKELWAFGEDRIAVRFAYEYHDADGAWFRAYGNENWEFAADGLMKTRHASINDIPIGTADRLFHWDRSGPRPPDHPGLTDLGL; encoded by the coding sequence ATGTGGAACACCCGCGATCCGCAGCGGGTCGCACAGGGGTACACCCCCGACAGCCGGTGGCGCAACCGCTCCACGTTCCTGCGCGGGCGGGAGGAGATCATCGGGTTCCTCACCGACAAGTGGGCCCACGAACGGGAATACCGCCTCATCAAGGAGCTCTGGGCCTTCGGTGAGGACCGGATCGCCGTCCGCTTCGCCTACGAGTACCACGACGCGGACGGGGCCTGGTTCCGCGCGTACGGCAACGAGAACTGGGAGTTCGCCGCGGACGGACTGATGAAGACGCGCCACGCCAGCATCAACGACATCCCGATCGGCACGGCCGACCGGCTGTTCCACTGGGACCGCAGCGGACCGCGGCCGCCCGACCATCCCGGGCTCACCGACCTTGGATTGTGA
- a CDS encoding SDR family oxidoreductase — MSRISVITGGAGGMGVATARVVGRDHTVVLCDVRKDRLDGAVAALEDLGITPTAVHGDVTDRQAVADLFDTASSLGPIASVIHTAGVSPSMGDAEHVMRTNAIGTVNVNEAFYRTAGDGAAIVNVASMAAHMLPDEIIPTGQFPRALDDEDAFMTDMSAACEMAPEEARSGLAYALSKAFVRWYSSAQAERFNGRGLRIVSVSPGSIDTEMGRLEEQAGAGAMVADAAVPRWGRPEEMAELLAFCASERAGYLTGTDILNDGGVVASMRERARVAAQDG; from the coding sequence ATGAGTCGAATATCGGTGATCACGGGCGGCGCGGGCGGTATGGGGGTGGCGACGGCCCGGGTCGTCGGCCGCGACCACACGGTGGTCCTCTGCGACGTGCGCAAGGACCGCCTGGACGGCGCCGTCGCGGCGCTCGAGGATCTCGGCATCACGCCCACGGCCGTCCACGGCGACGTCACCGACCGGCAGGCGGTGGCCGACCTGTTCGACACCGCATCGAGCCTCGGGCCGATCGCATCGGTGATCCACACCGCGGGGGTCAGCCCGAGTATGGGGGACGCCGAACACGTCATGCGCACCAACGCGATCGGCACCGTCAACGTCAACGAGGCGTTCTACCGGACCGCGGGCGACGGCGCCGCCATCGTCAACGTGGCGTCGATGGCGGCGCACATGCTGCCCGACGAGATCATCCCCACCGGTCAGTTCCCCCGCGCACTCGACGACGAGGACGCGTTCATGACCGACATGTCGGCGGCCTGCGAGATGGCTCCCGAGGAGGCGCGCTCCGGCCTGGCCTACGCCCTGAGCAAGGCCTTCGTGAGGTGGTACAGCAGCGCACAAGCGGAGCGGTTCAACGGCAGGGGGCTGCGCATCGTGTCGGTCTCACCGGGTTCCATCGACACCGAGATGGGCCGGTTGGAGGAGCAGGCCGGGGCGGGCGCGATGGTCGCCGACGCCGCGGTGCCCCGATGGGGCAGACCGGAGGAGATGGCCGAGCTGCTGGCGTTCTGCGCGAGCGAGCGGGCCGGCTACCTCACGGGCACCGACATCCTCAACGACGGCGGAGTCGTCGCCTCGATGAGGGAACGCGCCCGGGTGGCGGCGCAGGACGGCTGA
- a CDS encoding class I SAM-dependent methyltransferase, which produces MNHTEGEKVDAGALEGVSETALLTLNGRAHQARHPNAIIDDPMAIRLVDSIDFDFDKFGRKGQEMALRSLAFDRAALQYLDAHPATTVVALAEGLQTSFWRLSSARPDLEFAWVTVDFPPIIELRKRLLPPSDRITTLAQSALDFSWMDRVNSDSGVFITAEGLLMYLQPEEAMSLIRECAKRFPGGQMIFDLPPVLVKKLAPKGMRASRRYRVPPMPFSLSPAQLADLAHTVPGIRAVHDLPMPQGRGPIFRTVFPAFWRFGPTKNYRGAYTLLEFG; this is translated from the coding sequence GTGAACCACACAGAGGGCGAGAAGGTCGACGCCGGCGCTCTGGAGGGCGTTTCGGAGACCGCGCTGCTGACGCTGAACGGCCGGGCCCATCAGGCCCGCCACCCGAACGCGATCATCGACGACCCGATGGCGATCCGGCTCGTCGACTCCATCGACTTCGACTTCGACAAGTTCGGCCGCAAGGGCCAGGAGATGGCGCTGCGCTCACTGGCTTTCGACAGGGCCGCGCTCCAGTACCTCGACGCGCACCCGGCCACCACCGTCGTCGCGCTGGCCGAAGGCCTCCAGACCAGCTTCTGGCGGCTCAGCAGCGCGCGCCCCGACCTCGAATTTGCGTGGGTGACAGTCGATTTCCCACCGATCATCGAGCTGCGTAAACGCCTGCTGCCACCCTCGGACCGGATCACCACGCTCGCGCAGTCGGCGCTCGACTTCTCTTGGATGGACCGGGTGAACTCCGACAGCGGTGTCTTCATTACCGCGGAGGGTCTGCTGATGTATCTGCAGCCCGAGGAGGCGATGAGCCTGATCCGCGAGTGCGCCAAGCGTTTTCCGGGCGGCCAGATGATCTTCGACCTACCGCCGGTGCTGGTGAAGAAGTTGGCGCCCAAGGGGATGCGGGCCTCCCGCCGCTACCGCGTGCCACCGATGCCCTTCAGCCTGTCGCCGGCCCAGCTGGCCGACCTCGCTCACACGGTGCCGGGCATCCGCGCCGTGCACGACCTGCCGATGCCGCAGGGCCGCGGCCCGATCTTCCGCACGGTGTTCCCCGCCTTCTGGCGGTTCGGGCCCACCAAGAACTACCGCGGCGCCTACACGCTGCTCGAATTCGGATAG
- a CDS encoding helix-turn-helix domain-containing protein, whose translation MADAKAQGRPRDTSIDERVLAVTRQLLVETGWDDLSVRQIAVRSGVSRSSINRRWPSKAELVFHAILGDTPDLTPFAGTDRRGWVDWVVRGSRQLFARPEVRAAAPGLLLAMAENDQMRRRLWGEFSGPAVELFSSGADDDAESARAVLAMAAGAALLLSTVAVEDDTETVHRRIARLLTDAVG comes from the coding sequence GTGGCGGACGCGAAGGCGCAGGGGCGGCCCAGAGACACCTCGATCGACGAGCGGGTCCTGGCGGTGACCCGCCAGCTTCTGGTGGAGACCGGCTGGGACGACCTCAGCGTGCGTCAGATCGCGGTGCGCTCCGGGGTGAGCCGTTCGAGCATCAACCGGCGCTGGCCGTCGAAGGCCGAGTTGGTCTTCCACGCCATCCTCGGCGACACCCCGGACCTGACGCCGTTCGCCGGGACCGACCGGCGCGGGTGGGTCGACTGGGTGGTGCGCGGCAGCAGGCAGCTGTTCGCCCGCCCCGAGGTGCGGGCGGCGGCACCCGGGCTCCTGCTCGCGATGGCCGAGAACGACCAGATGCGGCGCCGGCTGTGGGGCGAGTTCAGCGGCCCGGCGGTGGAACTGTTCTCCTCCGGTGCGGACGACGACGCCGAGAGCGCCCGCGCGGTCCTCGCCATGGCGGCCGGTGCGGCGCTGCTCCTGTCGACGGTCGCCGTCGAGGACGACACCGAAACCGTCCATCGCCGCATCGCGCGCCTTCTCACCGACGCGGTGGGATGA
- a CDS encoding PucR family transcriptional regulator, producing MVTLDRLVNVLGGYGVALRASSVPRSTELRSVVIREERDVVGDVLLAVGADSVATALAWAGAARAAVVLVRGDADGIDHGVDHGVDHGVASAEPGPVAILTVDPDVSWSELAAVVFGLVLEGRETESGRGPTDLFALADSLADAIGGAVTIEDRHWRVLAYSRLQVHADDARVETILGRQAPDRLRALFTARGVAKHLAASDDPLFIDPAPEEGLAGRMVIAARAGRELLGSVWVACAEELRGDQLRALADGARMVALHLLRSRASADLERQVESDLVIGLLDGTVDAPTVVSKLALPPAGLRVIALRARLGEERHAALLLAFERATMGFGWSRPGRSTLSDTTVYTVLPSEPAHVARHWVDSLRAALPDRATLFAGISTTATVLELPTARDEADECLALHEMQGGVGDAPAYDESWDDIVLRRLRIAARVGRTPQRGPVADLRRHDAHHATRYVDTLRAWLAAQGDLHEAAERLGVHENTVRYRLRKMAEVTELDLTDARKRLAMTVELAATDDDGFALSEADKSS from the coding sequence GTGGTCACATTGGACCGGCTCGTCAACGTGCTGGGCGGCTACGGGGTCGCACTCAGGGCGTCGTCGGTGCCGCGATCCACCGAATTGCGCAGCGTGGTGATCCGCGAGGAACGCGACGTGGTCGGCGACGTGCTGCTGGCGGTCGGCGCGGATTCGGTGGCGACCGCGCTCGCGTGGGCGGGCGCGGCCCGCGCCGCGGTGGTCCTGGTGCGCGGCGACGCCGACGGCATCGACCACGGCGTCGACCACGGCGTCGACCACGGCGTCGCCTCGGCGGAACCGGGACCGGTCGCGATCCTCACCGTCGACCCCGACGTGTCGTGGAGCGAGCTGGCCGCGGTGGTGTTCGGGTTGGTGCTCGAGGGCCGCGAGACCGAATCCGGGCGTGGGCCCACCGATCTGTTCGCCCTGGCCGACAGCCTCGCGGACGCGATCGGCGGTGCGGTGACGATCGAGGACCGGCACTGGCGGGTGCTGGCCTATTCGCGGCTGCAGGTGCACGCCGACGACGCGCGGGTCGAGACCATCCTCGGCAGGCAGGCGCCCGACCGGCTGCGCGCCCTGTTCACCGCCCGCGGCGTCGCCAAACACCTGGCCGCCTCCGACGACCCCCTGTTCATCGACCCGGCGCCCGAGGAGGGCCTGGCCGGGCGCATGGTGATCGCCGCCCGCGCGGGCCGCGAACTGCTCGGCTCGGTGTGGGTGGCGTGCGCCGAGGAATTGCGCGGCGACCAGCTTCGCGCGTTGGCCGACGGCGCCCGCATGGTCGCACTGCACCTGCTGCGCTCGCGCGCCAGCGCCGACCTGGAGCGCCAGGTCGAGTCGGATCTGGTGATCGGGCTGCTCGACGGCACCGTGGACGCGCCCACAGTGGTGAGCAAGCTGGCGTTGCCGCCGGCGGGGTTGCGGGTCATCGCGCTGCGGGCCCGTCTCGGCGAGGAACGCCACGCCGCGCTGCTGCTGGCGTTCGAGCGCGCCACCATGGGGTTCGGCTGGTCTCGGCCGGGACGCAGCACGCTGTCGGACACCACGGTCTACACCGTGCTGCCCAGCGAACCGGCGCACGTCGCGCGCCACTGGGTCGACAGCCTGCGGGCCGCACTGCCGGACCGGGCCACGCTGTTCGCCGGGATCAGCACGACCGCAACGGTTCTGGAGTTGCCGACCGCCCGCGACGAGGCCGACGAGTGCCTGGCGCTGCACGAGATGCAGGGCGGGGTCGGCGACGCGCCCGCCTACGACGAGTCCTGGGACGACATCGTGCTGCGGCGGCTGCGGATCGCGGCCCGTGTCGGCCGCACCCCCCAGCGCGGTCCGGTGGCCGATCTGCGCCGTCACGACGCACACCACGCCACCCGCTACGTCGACACCCTGCGGGCCTGGCTGGCCGCCCAGGGTGATCTGCACGAGGCGGCCGAGCGCCTGGGCGTGCACGAGAACACGGTGCGCTACCGCCTGCGCAAGATGGCCGAGGTCACCGAGCTCGATCTCACCGACGCGCGCAAGCGGCTGGCGATGACCGTCGAACTCGCCGCCACCGATGACGACGGTTTCGCGTTGTCCGAAGCCGACAAATCGTCGTAG
- a CDS encoding NAD(P)/FAD-dependent oxidoreductase — MFGGDGFDGGPRSVIVVGAGIVGLSTAWFLQERGIEVTVVDRDGVAAGASWGNAGWVSPALTIPLNQPSVLGYGLRSLADPAAPLHVPARADVRLWSFLTRFAANCRRSSWNRAVTANLPFNAECLEAFDVLTANGVDVPTTDGPITAMFTAERHAAHLVEELRALRDAGQDVAYRRLTRDQLADQVPLASPAAAIGISVEGQRFVDPGRFTHALADAVVARGATITSLDVVDVLPDRRGVRVYPRTGTPLTADAAVIATGAWLSSLAGRWVRTPVRAGRGYSFTVPVDRPVPGPVYLPEVRVACTPYQGALRVAGTMEFRGPDEPLIPARVEAIVASAAPMFEGVRWAERTAEWVGPRPVTTDGRPLIGAVAPGVYVAGGHGMWGLAHGPVTGRLLAEHISTGKQPEALRAVDPLR, encoded by the coding sequence ATGTTCGGCGGCGACGGATTCGACGGCGGGCCGCGATCGGTGATCGTGGTGGGTGCCGGCATCGTCGGCCTGTCCACCGCGTGGTTCCTGCAGGAACGCGGCATCGAGGTGACGGTCGTCGACCGCGACGGTGTCGCCGCGGGCGCGTCGTGGGGCAACGCCGGGTGGGTGTCGCCGGCGCTGACGATCCCGCTCAACCAGCCGTCGGTGCTGGGCTACGGGTTGCGGTCGCTGGCCGATCCGGCGGCCCCGCTGCATGTCCCCGCCCGCGCCGACGTCCGGCTGTGGTCGTTCCTGACCCGGTTCGCCGCGAACTGCCGGCGCTCGTCGTGGAACCGCGCGGTCACCGCGAACCTGCCCTTCAACGCCGAATGCCTGGAGGCCTTCGACGTGCTCACCGCGAACGGGGTGGACGTACCGACCACCGACGGCCCGATCACCGCGATGTTCACCGCCGAGCGGCACGCCGCGCACCTGGTCGAGGAGCTGCGCGCGTTGCGCGACGCCGGACAGGACGTCGCCTACCGCCGTCTGACCCGGGACCAGCTCGCCGACCAGGTGCCGCTGGCGTCACCGGCGGCAGCGATCGGGATCAGCGTGGAGGGTCAACGGTTCGTCGACCCCGGGCGGTTCACCCACGCACTGGCCGACGCCGTCGTGGCGCGCGGCGCCACCATCACCTCGCTCGACGTCGTCGACGTGCTGCCGGACCGTCGCGGTGTGCGCGTCTACCCCCGCACCGGCACCCCGCTGACGGCCGACGCCGCGGTGATCGCCACCGGCGCCTGGCTGTCGTCGCTCGCCGGCCGTTGGGTCCGCACCCCGGTGCGCGCCGGTCGCGGCTACTCGTTCACCGTGCCCGTCGACCGCCCGGTGCCGGGTCCGGTCTATCTGCCCGAGGTGCGCGTGGCGTGTACGCCGTACCAGGGTGCCCTGCGCGTCGCGGGCACGATGGAGTTCCGCGGCCCGGACGAGCCGCTCATCCCGGCCCGGGTCGAGGCCATCGTCGCCTCCGCCGCACCGATGTTCGAGGGCGTGCGGTGGGCCGAGCGCACCGCCGAATGGGTGGGCCCCCGGCCCGTCACCACCGACGGCCGGCCGCTGATCGGCGCGGTGGCGCCCGGCGTGTACGTCGCCGGCGGCCACGGTATGTGGGGGCTGGCCCACGGTCCCGTCACCGGCCGGCTGTTGGCCGAGCACATCAGCACCGGCAAGCAACCCGAGGCGCTCAGGGCCGTCGACCCGCTGCGCTAG
- a CDS encoding GreA/GreB family elongation factor has product MTTAQRFWMTPAAYARLQDELTELRTLIATEAADDSQENTVAVQRARQTRIQQIHDLLLHAVVGEDPPDDGIAEPGMVLTVRFDETGDQETFLLGVRGAEYGDLEVYSVNSPLGEALIGARPGDRRSYAVPSGAEIPVTLLKAVPYGMHHPRD; this is encoded by the coding sequence ATGACCACCGCTCAACGCTTCTGGATGACCCCCGCGGCCTACGCGCGGCTGCAGGACGAGCTGACCGAGCTGCGGACGCTGATCGCCACGGAAGCCGCCGACGACAGCCAGGAGAACACCGTCGCGGTGCAGCGGGCCCGCCAGACCCGCATCCAGCAGATCCACGACCTGCTGCTGCACGCCGTGGTGGGTGAGGATCCGCCCGACGACGGTATCGCCGAGCCCGGCATGGTGCTGACCGTGCGGTTCGACGAGACCGGTGACCAGGAGACGTTCCTGCTCGGCGTCCGCGGCGCGGAGTACGGCGACCTCGAGGTGTACTCGGTGAACTCGCCGTTGGGCGAGGCGCTGATCGGGGCGCGCCCGGGTGACCGACGCAGCTATGCCGTGCCCAGCGGCGCCGAGATCCCGGTGACACTGCTCAAGGCGGTGCCGTACGGGATGCACCACCCGCGCGACTGA